The following are encoded together in the Coleofasciculus chthonoplastes PCC 7420 genome:
- a CDS encoding Mo-dependent nitrogenase C-terminal domain-containing protein, with product MSVSDFTTKNPILTKWFWIEPKQPSSTPTQPPQPKKRFDLLKPIKRWIDGIEVHNPQLAHLICHLIPAQCPFERDINLFGHTLFHIPPLCKLNPFYEEVVGLRFRALCYLADECGEDISAYC from the coding sequence ATGAGTGTATCTGATTTTACAACGAAGAACCCAATTCTTACGAAATGGTTTTGGATAGAGCCAAAACAGCCGTCCTCAACCCCAACCCAACCTCCCCAACCGAAAAAACGGTTCGATTTACTCAAACCCATTAAACGGTGGATTGATGGGATTGAAGTCCATAATCCCCAACTGGCACACTTGATCTGTCATCTGATCCCCGCCCAATGTCCCTTCGAGCGCGATATTAACCTCTTTGGACATACCCTGTTTCACATTCCCCCCTTGTGTAAGCTGAATCCCTTTTATGAGGAAGTCGTGGGGTTACGCTTCCGGGCGTTGTGCTATTTGGCAGATGAATGTGGTGAAGATATTTCCGCTTACTGCTAA